One segment of Lachancea thermotolerans CBS 6340 chromosome E complete sequence DNA contains the following:
- the TIM12 gene encoding Tim12p (similar to uniprot|P32830 Saccharomyces cerevisiae YBR091C MRS5 Essential protein of the inner mitochondrial membrane peripherally localized component of the TIM22 complex which is a twin-pore translocase that mediates insertion of numerous multispanning inner membrane proteins), which yields MSMFLNPFNAQEVDERKLELAQVQFDAMSTSFNMMLRGCLEKCIPHEYGEADLNKGEMSCVDRCIAKIHYANRLVGGLTQARNVGPDHLRHYEHFKESK from the coding sequence ATGTCTATGTTCCTCAACCCGTTCAATGCCCAAGAGGTTGATGAGCGGAAGCTGGAGCTCGCGCAGGTGCAGTTCGATGCGATGAGTACGTCCTTCAACATGATGCTTCGAGGATGCCTTGAGAAATGCATTCCACACGAGTACGGCGAGGCTGATCTGAATAAGGGCGAGATGAGCTGTGTGGACAGGTGCATAGCCAAGATTCACTATGCGAACCGTCTGGTCGGGGGCCTGACTCAGGCGCGAAACGTGGGGCCGGACCACCTGCGCCATTACGAGCATTTCAAAGAGAGTAAATGA